Genomic segment of Mytilus edulis chromosome 12, xbMytEdul2.2, whole genome shotgun sequence:
aaacaattaaaaaatttcaaatagaCAATGTTAGCagacagggttgaaaaatcaaagtatgtaagaattaatttcagaaatagaccgagatttaaaacagttcaaaagttatatagaatttataggaatccacaaatagttgattccactacgcgattgaataattttgacgtttgtggttcaacggtttttctaattcataataggaatattttataatgacatataatagaacaatatcatattgacgggatcttttaaagtacagagtcacgttataagaaccaaaaaattcgcatactagtatacaaaacacaccagcaaaaattgaaagataatacaaacacattgacgggatgtttaagtaccgagccacgttaaatgaatgtcacatatatataaaacaatccaacagtgaAAGTactattaataatagaacaaagacaaatgaaagaacaatataacacgttgctAAGATGATAAACAGcttcagtacgcagaatctatacatcaataCCGTCATGTAttgtttgtgaagttgatacagaatatttatcaacaagatcttggtaccttccgatgattttttttagaaaaaggacgagacgttctttgacatactcctggttcatcaactttctactcagacactgatgacgttttacaaagtctaagTAGGAGATGTAATAGCGTAATGAATTACAATACGGGGTACCATCAAGCTAAATTAAGATTAAACTTTTCAAAGAAGATTTATTTGCAAATGCATTTACttcattgaaatatgtttttagaACTAACAAATGATATAAAGTCAACAATTTGGTAAATGTACGACACACATATTCCAACCCCCAACATTGTAAATCAGTAACAATTATTTAATTGTACTGTaattataactttaaaaacttctAGACAGGAATATTCAAGAAACAAATCCAAAATGTGTTCActtaaaaatgtttgaattacTTCCCCTAGATCAGAAAAGAGCGGAATGTCTTTTCTGCATTCTACACTATTGTTGATTTGTGTTTATTTGTGTCATTTAATATAAAAGTCCTCCAATGATACAGAAAGAAAAATGTCTCATATAAATACGGAATTAAGAGAAAAGAGtccaaacaaaaatatttcaagaccCGCCTTCTTGTATTAAATCCACAGACCTTatgctttataaatatatttctcaAACAATCAAAGcaaaaattcccatttttttttatattaatattctaCAAGTCAATGTTAAGAAaaccttaaataaaaaaaaaaaatgatgcatatgctttttataactaaatggatagttttcattataaaacttatgaaaTATTCTTTATGAAGAATTTTTTCTAATCGTTATAAATTTAAAAGAAGTGTACTTTTATtataattgcttgcttccaggaagcaattcgccgacatattttccgtatatGCAAGACGTTACATTAGCGTGACCCGTGTCATAAAAATCCTGTGATCGCAATAGGcgtggatctgtcattaaaataaactattatctgattgaaTATGTTGTACACGTGCTCAATATTCATGCTTCTTTGTTGGTTGATACTATTAGGTGACAATCGGCAAACTTCGGAtacaaaacacggcatttaatgagctgacatatttgttaaatcataacagacagagagaaaataTTTGACGaatatacgatatatttgcgcaaaaaatgataaaattgtgcgCAGAAGACTTagtatatgatatatacatgcattggtttaagaattaggtaaacattatttttcaccagccACTCGTTTCAAGAACCAAGTGTGGTGATATTGTGTGTTTTCTTCACAGACTTCGGAGAGAACATTCTGGTGTTAATATTTATATTAGATcggaaaatagaaagaaaatattaccaaaagtattaaattttgattaatttgaTAGAAATCAAGgaaataatatatacaaaatacataCTAAAATTATATTTCTGTAGAAACTAACAACAATTGAAGTCAGAAGGAAGCAATTGGCCGACAAATTTTCCGTATGTAAGTGACCTCAGTGTTGCCCTTTCTGGTAAAATTCGGGCGATTTCAACACGCATGGTTATGtaactgaaataaactattatctgattgtacatgttattcacgtgctcaatatccattcttctttgttgattgtttactataaggtgactaTCGGTAAGCTATGGCTTCTAAACACGACATTTAATGaactgccatattttcacatatAAACAGACAGAGAACAAAAGTGATGATTATGCGATAAACAATcttgcacagaagactaagttaatgatatatatatatatatatatgcattggttcaagaatagtataaacattatttttcaccagtcactcgtttcatatgtcTTTAATCAAGTTCAAGATACGACAGTAAGAACTTAACATGTGACTTTCAAACAATTATTTCAAttaattcaaaagcaaacacaaattcagcaacaatcttttggtgacctGTAGTCAGCGATCTTATGTTCATGTAAGAGCTGAGTTATTCTTTCTTTCCGAGTTTCAGTAATTAACTCAAATAATTGACACGCTAAAGAGAACTAGTTTGTGATATATTGGTTGCTTATATTCTTCTTGGAAGTTCATTGTGTGTTTTTATTCCGTTCATCTTTATAAATAGATGAAAACGATGTTAAAGTAACCAAGACGATAGTGTCAGAGCGAATATTAGCCGGCAGGTTGTTGTATACCACTGTAATGATGTTAGCAGTTTCAGCGTTTTGTACCCAAACGTGTAAAATCTGTTTGCTCCATTTTTCCATACAGTTTTTCCTTGATCGAATTATTcctgaaataaaacaataaaaaacaatattgaaagaaacgcaaataaaaagttaaatgaaATGCCGTTTAAATCAGTAAACAATGGCATTAATAGATCAGatataaaatttacatttggCGCAATTCACTACGGTCTTACCATAATCGGCATCTGATGTTATAGTTATGAAATGttgtatttatatatcttttaaactTAAAAATTCCCAATGTTGAATCTTTTactatcatttgtatacaagatCTGTCTAGCAATGCCAATGCCACGATCTATACTACATAGAGTTATGTATGCTTGATTCTTAAATATTGAATTATGATTGATGTAAATGCATGTACTTGTATGACAAAGACACAATGTTTTATTCATCAATCGTAAACTTTactttttttagtataatgatctattgatttttttgtgtgcCAATACCGGATACAGGTTTCGAAGAAATGGAAAAATGATGGTCGGCAAAGATCAAATTGGAGCCGATAGTAACATTTCTctgccaaaatattttttttcatatcctGAAACCACCACAGATTGTACAAACGTATCTGAAATCTTAGACTTACGTTTACAGAAAAACTCCTGTAAAAtcagttaaatatttttatttttatacaaaatatctgGTCTAACTCACCCCTTAGTTTTTTTGTCAGTAAGTCGTTTGCGTCGTTTTCTGTGTATGACCCTCTGTACTTCATTGCCCTAGTTACGGAAACGCCAACTTTCTTGTCGCAGATTTTACATACGAAGTCAACTTTTGTACTGCTTTCTTGAGAATAACTAACTTCCATCTCCGTCTgtaaaaattgaaacagaaataataaacacatgacatagactaaaagaaaatagaaataattaAACACATGACAAAGACTAAATCCTTGGTGTGGTTCAATCTAAATAATGCACAGGTAAGGTCTACATTATTTATCTTCTGTATTTATATTGGCCAGGTCACATATACTAGACGCTAATACCAGAGGGTCAAATCCATTGAACAGTTATTTACGTTTATGtttgattgattatctttatttcctccatatatatgaagattttacaatttataagaaCAGAATCAAGAACATAACACtaacatatttacatattctaaacAACATCTAAGTATATGAACAGCAATACAAAAGTCCATAGGTAGTTACATAATTATATGAAATACAGTCGGAAAAAAAAGCGTCTATAATTCACCAATTTCATAAAAGAACAACATTAGTTAAATATGTGACTATAAAGATCATAATTGAAGACTTGATATAGTTAATACATATAATCTGCTATGTGGCACATCAAGAGGCTCCATAGATCAGCATGTATAGTTTGCATGTTATGATTAATTCTTCCAAGTAACGACTCTATAATTTCGTCATCATCTTGATTACAGAAACGAACGGAATCTTATACGTTAAGAATATCAACAATTTTGTAGAACATTTCTGTCCGATTTTGTAAAAGAGATGTACAGCAAAGTATATAATGCATAAGTATAACCGTATTATATAAGTTACTCAAGGAGCATTTGCCGGTTTTAATAGCTATGGCTCCTAACTTCACAAgatttctaaattttgaatttagagATGGATAAGTTACCGCTAGTCGAAACAAACAATGCTCCGTCTAACATGTATGTATTTTATAGTACCGCTTAAGTTCTGGTCGCCGTTCAACACTgagtgtttttatttgttttcttcgtATATGACTAAAGTCTGTTTTACGATTTTGCTCCTCAGTAGTTTGTCTGGAAAGAAATTTTCGGCCACaaagttttaaacaaaaacatcagattcatatttcatcaaaattttgatataatcgtaagtcaatgatatttgactGGACTCACCGGTTAATATTTGTCCCATACGAAAATTAAATATCCGTTTATGTATTGTTGTTGATTTTGCACGACACAATCTCcccaaaaaaacaaaagttttattttatcaatatacTCTTTGACAGACCACAAACCAACATTACTAATACAAGAGTCAGTCGGACTGCTTTTATCCATCATTAGGATAAATCTGACGAAATATCTTTGAGTTATTTCCAACATTTCAGTTTCACGATAGGGTAGCTGACCCCAAGCTTCACATCTATAAAGTGCAGTAGTAAGGAAAACACTTTTCAATATCAAGTAATTTGTTAAGGCACTCATCCCTCGTGGATTAACACCAACAGTATATAGTGAGTGAAGTTTCTGTTTTAACTTTTTACTGGATTTATCTGATCTATCGAAAGTTTTTTTCCATCTGAATTAATAAGTGTTCCAGCGTAGGTATATGTAAGAACATGTACGTTTTCTTTCGAATACAATATTACCTAGGTTAAGACATGCTGCAGAGTCATTTCGATGCATTATATTTTAACCACAATTTGAGCGCATATTGTTGGTATGCTAATCGGGCCTACTAGTAGTCAACAATATGTCTATAAGAGTTCACAAATCAAGTCATTGATAAATACGGAAAATAACTAGACAATCAACACATGGCCTTGAGCTACTTCTTGTTATATTCGAAACCCTTGACTTGTTAGTTTACTATGCTGCACATTTGCTGTTGCAGTTTTATACGACATATATATCAAATTCCACAATGTACCTTGAATTCCAATTTGAAATCAGTTTGTAAAGTAGGCCATCTTGCCACACTCGGTCAAAAGCCTTTTCGTTGTCaagaaaaatgacataaaaaatcgAATTACGTTAAAGATAATAATGAATTGCTTCTTTCAAGCTATTTACGTTTTTGTTGAATCAACTGCTACTACTGATATTTGTCATTCTTCATTTTGTAACACAAGTTAAGTGTATAAATGTATCAAAGGCGgatacagggggggggggggggggggtggatgTTGAAAAGAACTAATACTTGGCAGTCCACAAAATTTTCCATCTGATTTTCATTCAttaaaggcatttttttttattttcaatgttatcctGTGAAAGAAATATTACACGGTTATCTGTCAATGTTTTGGGATACAAAAATTTTATCTGGTTATAAAATTGATTCCAAAAATTACACACACCTTAAATAATAGAATCAGCAGGTCGTGTGTACGTACGATTAGCCTTGCACACTTTTATGACCTGTTTTGTGCATCATTTGATCACTGACTCCTGCTTGGTACAATCTTGTTGCAAGTGTTCTTTTCCCCAAATAAAATTCCCTTTTAGTTTCTCCCTTTTGAAATTTTGCTAATCTATTAGTACCCAATATGTAATCAAACTTGACAGAACTTTTGACAAAAAAtttatcaatttcatttattGGACTCATATACATCTTGTACGAGTTAATTATCTGACAAttcatgtttaaatatttttaacagattttggTGCAATATAGCGAGTGTGAAGCCCTCCGTTATAACTATGACAGGTATTCAATATAGTTTCCGTTATCATCTTATACTTTCTGTATTTGTGAAATTTGCAGATAACGATACGCCCACGTAGATCAAACCATTTACTGTTGTACAAAAGAACAAGATGTATCTCCCTTGTCAATGccaatctccataggaattttaaatggtgattttttagTCTtactcaagttagattttatgagccttttttgtatatttggggtataatacttaagattaaaacttaaaaatcttctgttgcaattactttcgggTTAGGGTCAATTcgtgctagattgactggactattatATCTGCAACAGACAAATCCTTCAGGTCTTGTATAATGAATCCACTACCAATTTTATCCAACCTTCATAAAAATCACTGCTAATTTTTTGGCTTTTATAAGTATATCAATTTGATGGTCAGTCAATTCTGCCAAAAATGATTCGACTCCTTGTCCCTTGTGTTTAAATATTGTTTGACAGTGGTAACTTTTTAATGATTACCGCGGATAAGAATAATTTAACGATCAATctaataaaaagtacaaaaataattataaataataaaccaTCAATATCGATATTGCCTCGCGAAgttcaatataaatatttgaCTTGAATTAATCTTTAATTTGCTGATAAAAGAGATCTTTGGTAGGATTTGAACATTCCTATACAACGGGAATTTGTAATAAGAAGAATAGAGGGGCAGCATCTATAAAATATAGTTTTCGGagtggctatttgtccggctagccggacgaatagtgccagggctatttgtccggccattgTA
This window contains:
- the LOC139498333 gene encoding AAC-rich mRNA clone AAC4 protein-like — encoded protein: MDMDNEENFKVYFHENIHLRTFLRDNITGGLIHSEFFPNKEFDEMKLSNSAQRIKIEPNAGGNSVISEVLSFEFLNQVCQAELLETEMEVSYSQESSTKVDFVCKICDKKVGVSVTRAMKYRGSYTENDANDLLTKKLRGIIRSRKNCMEKWSKQILHVWVQNAETANIITVVYNNLPANIRSDTIVLVTLTSFSSIYKDERNKNTQ